From Clavelina lepadiformis chromosome 9, kaClaLepa1.1, whole genome shotgun sequence, the proteins below share one genomic window:
- the LOC143470492 gene encoding uncharacterized protein LOC143470492 produces the protein MAVFNMNYSQGGDIPLSPPMNPDEVSAENALFVNALRTNDNASCAPSTYTDDGNAYPLFYNESALLDPVFDNAVDPAIYLNIKKPDVQLQAPANDHLVFTNNSNTVVIPPVNGGLAFPASQRLLGYERQTSLNIALEVLGTCQNEEVQNNASFTDLYPPTPSPSVNGDDLYLSHPSPAFSHYGVPSNAPVRCRTVSDVTSGFFVSAAEEDSRTRAFSADCTGYGHDVQNFIHTLANSQSTETGTTPTDNTNTTANDSSTNGEYSSKPAASLEPFQAYLTNAPTVEDVAEGSLDVYGMIDDVIATTEPLKTEPMEDSEVTVSHTDSVDADHSYAAQFSSVNVQEIILKEEQKQTIPPPQATVIDLTEEEPCSSKSVDISSSSASPTIMQRSSSYKRKRTRNNAACRESRKKRKVQRDEMEDKAEYLQADNEEMRKKIVELEEEVKKTREELLFRMTRGRAK, from the exons ATGGCAGTCTTCAATATGAATTACAGTCAGGGGGGCGATATACCCCTGAGCCCCCCAATGAACCCCGACGAAGTGAGCGCAGAGAACGCGCTCTTTGTCAATGCTTTGCGGACTAACGATAATG CATCATGTGCCCCTTCGACTTACACTGATGACGGCAATGCTTATCCCCTATTTTACAATGAATCCGCCCTTTTGGATCCAGTCTTTGACAACGCTGTGGATCCAGCCATTTATCTTAACATTAAAAAGCCTGATGTACAACTTCAGGCCCCCGCTAATGACCACTTGGTCTTCACCAACAACAGCAATACTGTTGTAATTCCTCCTGTAAACGGAGGACTGGCGTTCCCTGCCTCCCAAAGATTATTGGGCTATGAAAGACAGACGTCCCTAAACATTGCCTTAGAAGTCTTGGGAACTTGCCAGAATGAGgaagtgcaaaataacgcaTCCTTCACAGACCTATACCCCCCAACACCTTCACCTTCTGTGAATGGAGACGACCTTTATTTGAGTCATCCATCGCCGGCATTCAGCCACTACGGAGTCCCGAGCAATGCTCCGGTAAGATGCCGAACTGTGTCCGATGTTACTTCAGGCTTCTTTGTTTCTGCTGCTGAAGAAGACTCTCGCACTCGAGCCTTTTCTGCTGACTGCACTGGATATGGACATGATGTCCAGAACTTTATCCACACTCTCGCCAACTCCCAGTCAACTGAAACTG gAACCACACCAACAGACAATACGAACACGACTGCAAATGATTCATCTACTAATGGTGAATACTCATCCAAACCTGCCGCATCCCTCGAGCCCTTCCAAGCTTACTTGACAAATGCTCCAACTGTTGAAGATGTGGCAGAAGGAAGTCTGGATGTTTATGGCATGATAGATGATGTTATCGCAACAACTGAACCACTAAAAACA GAGCCTATGGAAGACAGCGAAGTCACCGTCAGTCACACGGATAGTGTCGATGCTGACCATTCCTATGCTGCTCAATTCTCCAGTGTCAATGTCCAAGAAATCATTCTCAAAGAAGAGCAGAAACAGACAATTCCTCCTCCACAGGCGACTGTCATTGATCTAACTGAGGAGGAGCCTTGCTCTTCCAAGTCGGTGGATATTTCTTCATCCTCAGCCTCTCCAACAATCATGCAACGTTCCTCTTCCTACAAACGTAAGAGGACACGGAATAATGCCGCTTGCCGAGAGTCACGCAAGAAGAGGAAGGTGCAGCGAGATGAGATGGAGGACAAAGCAGAATATCTCCAGGCAGACAACGAGGAGATGAGGAAGAAGATCGTGGAGCTGGAGGAAGAAGTGAAGAAGACCCGCGAGGAGCTCCTCTTCCGCATGACTAGAGGGCGGGCTAAATAA